In the Scyliorhinus torazame isolate Kashiwa2021f chromosome 4, sScyTor2.1, whole genome shotgun sequence genome, one interval contains:
- the LOC140411346 gene encoding probable G-protein coupled receptor 139 yields the protein YDPIVSHTYYLANASCLVSGIGNIFCNSTLFSFLCVTVNLVSILILSRGKCSLSTCTTRYLVAMATADLLVIITEVILNRINNYYFPLNFLRITPVCSVRYVLLRIATDCSVWFTVAFTFDRFVAICCQKLKSKYCTKRTAAVVLAIIDILFTVKNIPIYFRFKPRRIIDNVPWMCLNKRSYFTDPVWIGFRKFEKVLTPLIPFALILLLNVLTVRHILVTSRVREQLRGQSVGDNHSDPEMESRRKSMILLFSISGSFILLWFVYVLYFFDVNDLLDADSFYIFENVAYMLRNLSCCTNTLIYVLTQSNFREQLKSMLKYPVISIIKLINKQHI from the coding sequence TATGACCCAATTGTAAGCCACACATATTATCTGGCTAATGCTTCCTGCCTGGTCTCAGGAATAGGCAATATTTTCTGTAATTCcactctcttttcctttttatgtGTTACAGTGAATTTGGTGTCAATTTTGATTCTTTCCCGTGGAAAGTGCagcctctccacctgcaccacaCGCTACTTGGTGGCTATGGCAACAGCGGatcttctggtcattatcactgaggTCATACTAAACCGAATCAATAATTATTATTTCCCATTGAATTTCCTAAgaatcacccctgtgtgtagtgttcgcTACGTCCTGCTCCGTATagccacagactgttctgtctggttcactgtcgctttcacttttgatcgatttgtcgccatttgttgtcagaagctgaaatctaaatattgcaccaagaGAACTGCAGCTGTGGTCCTAGCAATTATCGACATTCTGTTCACTGTGAAAAACATCCCCATCTACTTTCGATTTAAACCTAGAAGGATTATCGACAATGTACCATGGATGTGTTTAAATAAGCGGAGCTATTTTACTGACCCTGTTTGGATTGGATTCAGAAAATTTGAAAAAGTTCTAACGCCACTGATACCATTCGCTTTAATTTTGCTGCTGAACgtactgacagtcagacacattttggtgACCAGCCGGGTCCGTGAGCAACTGAGAGGTCAGAGCGTGGGGGATAATCAcagtgacccggagatggagagcagaaggaagtcgatgattttactcttctccatatccggcagcttcatcctcctgtggtttgtttatgttttgtatttCTTTGATGTAAATGACCTCTTAGATGCAGATTCATTTTACATCTTTGAAAATGTTGCCTATATGTTGCGGaacttaagttgctgcacaaacaccctGATTTATGTCCTGACTCAGTCTAACTTCAGAGAGCAATTGAAGAGCATGCTGAAATACCCAGttatatcaattattaaattaattaataaacaACACATCTGA